DNA sequence from the Trichocoleus desertorum ATA4-8-CV12 genome:
GCATTATGGTGAGGCGGTTGGCATAAAAGTCTGCACCTTACTCCTTTTCAAACATCCTCTAAGTAGCAACCCGCAGGGCAATGCAACCGCCCACCCCTACCTTGGCTAGATCAGCGAACGCAAATGTATGTCTACACTTACTCAAATCGTAAATAAGGCCTTCAGTGTTTTGACCTTAGCTGCATCAATCTCACAATCCATTTTGGTAATGGGATTCAAGCTCTTCCATTTACTTCTATTTGCGTTAGCGACCAGCTTTGACACTTTTTCAGGATCAACAGTGTCAAAGCCACCGATTTTGTGAGTGGTTAGATAATTTAAGCGTTCGAAAATTTCCTGTTCAGATGCTTGTTTGATACTGATAGTAGATGGTGGTTCAGGCGGTGGGGGTGGCGGTGATAGGTAAAAGGCAGCCGCTAATGTATCTAGCTTCTTGCCCTTGGTTATGCCGCACTTGAGTTTGACGATAGGGGTGAAGTCCTGCCAAGTAGTTCGATCTTCAGCTGCAATCCTAGTGGCTGCGATTGTCGTATCTACACCTTTCAATGAGCTTCCTGGCTGGCTACCAAGATGCTTCAAGACTAACTGGATTGTTTCTCTAGTAGCTGTTGTAAGGTCAATCTTTGGGGTAACTTCGCCAGCCAAAATACGAGCTTGTTCGATATCTGGCCCACTAGACTTAATGACAAGGCACCAGAGTTCTTCTAGACCCGCATGGGCAGCAACTACATAGACAAAGTGATTAGTAACGGCTTGGTACTTATAGTCCTCTACCTCTTCAACAATCAGTGGTATCCAGTTATGCCCCTCAGTTTTTAGAAGTGCATCAGCCGCAGCAGCAATGATATATCTGGAAGGAGCTGAATAATGATCAGCAGGCAAAATGTCGTCTAATGGGAGGCACATCAGTTGCCCAACATTATCGAAATCACTCATTTAAGAAATACTCCCTGGCTAAAGCAAGATAATATTCGTGAATTCTCTTGTGCTTCAAAACAGCCGGAACACGAGCAAAGGCACCGCTAGAAACTGCTGCATACTCCGGGAGATTGAATACAGTTTTGTCTATGTTGCCAGGAACGATCCTAGGAAAGAAGTATGGTGCTAGGTTGAGATTGCTTGCCGCCTTTGCCGCCCCAATAATCTCGTCAATTTCTTCTCTTGCCATATCGATCGCACGCCCATCAGAAGGACTGCCATTGAAGAAGATGGGGAGAGCAATTGGTCCACCGTCCTGCCTTAACTCTTTTACTTTAGGAACAAACTCCTGCACAACTCTGGCAGCATTATGAAGGGACGATAGGTCGTTATGGCGAGTAGGAATCAACACCGTATCAGATGCATACACTCCACTCTGGCTAAAGAAGACCCATTGAGTTGGGCAGTCGATAAAGATGTAGTCATACTCATTAATAAATGGCTTCAGCAAATCTCTTAGCCGAGCAGACGCTTTTTGAACACGGGCTTGGGTATCTTGGGTAAAAGCTTCCATTCCGAGATCGGCTGGTATCACGTCAAAAACGTGATAGACTTTGCTCGATTTGCTAGCATTTTGAACTAGCTTATATGGCACGATAGTCGAGCGAATATCTAGCGTCCTATCTTTTAAGCATTCAGACAATTTAATATTGTTCGGCTTTAACCCCAGCGCTGTTGTCAAGTCACGCTGAGAGTCAAAGTCAACCAGCAACACCTTCTTTTTCTGTGTCGCTAGCGTCGATGCCAGATTGACAGTCGTTGTGGTCTTGCCTACACCACCCTTGTTGTTATAAACACAAACACAAAGGCCACGAACAGTATTCTCAATCAGTTTCTTAATACTACTGATGACAGCTTCGATATTTACTTCACTAATTTCGATGCACTTGGTAGCGGGTACAATGACCTTATCGTGATGTCTGAAAAGTTGAATGTGTGTTGAATTGGTAATGATACCCCATTGAACAGTCTTTCCTTTTGGAGAG
Encoded proteins:
- a CDS encoding AAA family ATPase, which translates into the protein MVMIDWSAVLANIPPKAIENDVGTHFIPYLLEALGFDTTERAGQFATGVGGDCVDFAARKNTADDVFSFTRNDPVLMVEIKGRFTNAGSSINLTEGSSQYVRTREQIKRYLLSPKGKTVQWGIITNSTHIQLFRHHDKVIVPATKCIEISEVNIEAVISSIKKLIENTVRGLCVCVYNNKGGVGKTTTTVNLASTLATQKKKVLLVDFDSQRDLTTALGLKPNNIKLSECLKDRTLDIRSTIVPYKLVQNASKSSKVYHVFDVIPADLGMEAFTQDTQARVQKASARLRDLLKPFINEYDYIFIDCPTQWVFFSQSGVYASDTVLIPTRHNDLSSLHNAARVVQEFVPKVKELRQDGGPIALPIFFNGSPSDGRAIDMAREEIDEIIGAAKAASNLNLAPYFFPRIVPGNIDKTVFNLPEYAAVSSGAFARVPAVLKHKRIHEYYLALAREYFLNE